The Pogona vitticeps strain Pit_001003342236 chromosome 7, PviZW2.1, whole genome shotgun sequence genome segment TGAAGGGAACGTGAGTTGGTTCCACACATCGGCCAACGAACAGGTCCCCAAAAGTGTGGACTGGCGGAAGGAAGGTTACGTCACGCGGGTGAAGGACCAGGTGAGTCCGGGAGATATTCCCATTAAAGCTAAAGAGATAAACTCTGCAAAGGGTCTTTGTGAGATGCTCTCTAGTGCTTCACCACTTGAAGGATGAACGACCTATGGAGTATCGACCTTCAAAACACCCTGTTCTTCTTTgtcctgctcaggttttgcaaaatgaaagcctgtggcttcctttaagagaGTCGGTCCATCGCACCATAAATtacaagattaaaaaacaaacagtaagAAATTAAAACCCATTAACTAATCATACAATACCagtgtttaaaaatccatccatccatcctttgtTAAAACAAATTATTACCCTATGAAGAATTAATggattttattttcttactgtttgcgttaattaattaataaaagagcaaaatatcaggatttcaaaaatattattgggagaaaaaaagaagtgacTCAGTCATGGTTATGACGTCTTATGCAACTACAAATACAACAATAATTAAAACCCAGtaattaatttataataataattgtaaatcatttaaaaacatttaaagcatactttaaaaaagcaaccaCACCCAGATAAACCAGCCTCCAGGGGCTCAGCCCTCTTCAGCCCCCAATGgattaataatttaataattattaaaaaCTTTATCAATTAATTATATTACAATTATAAAAACTCCATTGGTTATACAATAATAATAGTTATTCAACTAATTCATGATATAAGAAGAATTAAAACTCCATTAAGTGTACAATAAGAATTGAAACCCCATTAAGTTTACAATAAGAATTTaaattgtattaattaattacaCAATAATAATTAAACCTATGAATTCATCCTATCCTAATTATTCAAAACATGGAGGGACCTTAGAAGcacctttagaaaaaaaaatataaaaccagCGTCCGGGGACTCAGATCAGAGTCTGGACCTCGGGAGCCGCTCGGCTTCTCAAGGGATCCTTCCTGGTTGTCTGGATTTGGACCCTTCAGAGCGAATTTCGGATCCTTTCTGGCTGAGCCGGATCTCAGCTTGTTCACGAGAGGTTCCTGGTTTCTAattttttcctcctcatttttatttccttccacAGGGTCAATGTGGGTCCTGCTGGGCCTTCAGCGCCACGGGGGCTCTGGAAAACTTGCATTTCAAGAAAACCGGCCAACGGGTCTCCTTGAGCGAGCAGAACCTCGTGGATTGCTCGTGGAATCAGGGCAACCGCGGTTGTCAAGGGGGATGGCCCTGGGAGGCTTTCGAATACGTCCGCCAGAACAGGGGCCTCAGTTCGGAGCAGAACTACCCCTACAGCGGAAAGGTGAAAGACCCGAGGATCTCTGTGAATCTTTACGGCACAGGTGGATTGGAGGATGAGCATCAGGATAGGGTCCCTTTGGGGCTGCGCACCAAGAGGGACGTCCCTGCGAAGTAGGCCAggccagcccctcccccttcctgGACCTTTCTGGGCATGCCTGGAAGAGGCCTTCATGATGGCAAAGGTAtcaaggtagggttgccagatacacgggtactaaaaggaggacatagaaagacaaaaaggaggataaaggaggacatattgaatgtttcatttgaatcattccagattaaacccacaatcaatacaattttattacaatagctgccaataaatatctcttagtgaaccgaccaagaaacagtcatgttaaaaattaaaaataaattcaatggaggctttttttcaaaataccagggaTGGGCGGGCAGGTAGGGGTggggaaaggcaggaggaaggcggtccttccacctctccccctcccatccaaaattataacataaaatatacaaaagcctgacattttaaaggtttttatctttgcctgcctgatggaggacattaggctaaaacggaagacatgtcctccttttgcatgacatctggcaaccctatatcAAGGTATCTTCGAccatcttgatttccttcagagttgTTGGGTTGTActtcccatcatccttctctttggctgatgggagttgttgtcggtggtggaggtgggggacCGCTGTCCTAGGCAAGGGGCAGGCAGGGAGACCGATCCTTCCTGCTCCTTCTAAGCGTGGAGGATGGGATAACGTGTCATTCGTCCCAGAGAATCCACAGATAGCCTCTCGTTAAAACAGGGGGTTCCTTACGAGTTAAAGGAGGGCTGATTGTCATGGCGAAAAAAAGGAAAGCGTGGCTCACCCCCTGGGCCTTGACAGTGAGCCAGCTTTCTTCTGCGGCAGGACGTCGGGAGGGGAGCCCAAGCGTTGCGTCCCAGCGTGTGCTCGGGCACGAGGTTCTGCCGGAGTCGTGTCTCTAGAACATCAGCAGGATTTCAGTTTCTAAAGACCGGCTCTCTCGGGCCACCCCGGGGATCCCTTTAGATGAGAGATCTGAATGTGATGATTCCGTATCCCTGGGCAAGAAATTCAAATCTGAGTCTTTTTCAGGATGACCAAAGGTGTCGTTCCAAGCGCGAGAACGCCGTGGGCCAATGTGCGTTGGTGAAGCGTGTGAAGTTGGGGGACGAGAAGGCGCTGGAGGAAGCCGTGGCCACTGTTGGCCCCGTGGCTGTGGGCATCGACGCCAGGTCTTCGGGGTTCCAGTTCTATAAATCAGGTGAGGTTCGCTTCAACGGAGGGCCGGGTCATCTCAGGGAGAACTCCAGGGCACCCCGAGAAGAATGGGATGGGGAACCGCTTCtcgacctggaaaaccctaaaaaaaagggttaccgtaagtcagaattaactttacAGTTCATGGCTGATATTAATAACAAGAACTCAACAGAGCCATAAACTTGCTCCAGCGGTTTATAAATGGTAATGGCCAATGGCTGTTACTTCCAAAGTCGCAGCTTGAATTCCCAGTCTCGGGCCCGTGGTGCAGCTTGGCGTACGACCGGGAATGAGAGCAGCCCTTAATTCATCAATAGCAGTTTGTTGTTAGGGCTGATTCTGTCACACTGGAGTGTGACTCTCCAGTAGGAAAATTGCCATTATGTCATGccatcatcttttccattttccacCCAGGAATCTTGTCATGCACTTGGGGGGGTGACAGGCTGAACCATGCCGTGCTGGCGGTCGGCTACAACAAGATGGGCAACAAAGGGAAAGATTACTGGATTCTGAAAAACAGGTGAGACGGCGCCCAGGCCGGTCAAGTGGATGGGGGTCCCCGGATACGAAAGTGTCGCGGAGGGGACCTGGGGATAAGCCAGGGCTGGCCGGAAAACCCGGGAGTTTTAGTCACAAGGATTTTGACCAtgggttgttttattattattattattattattattattattattattattattattattattattattattattattattattattattattattattattattattattattattttgcataacaCCCAGTGCTGGTTAGAGGGTCAGACCAGGATTCGGGAGACCCGGAGTCTGGTGCTCACCACCAAATTCACTGGGTGACACAGTGGGTTTCTCCGTCTCCCTGGTAAACCAGTGCCAGGAATCGTAATCCTCTAACCATCTTTGGCTAATGTTCTCGTGTGTTATTTTATGcagtttattctatttatacacTGCCTTTTCTCCCTGAAGAGCCAGGGAGCATCCATGGGGCTTGTCCTCCCTACTGtaggttgcagagttttgaattttggtgaaaTTCCTCTAGCGGCCCATCAGATGCCCAGAGGAttgcagagcagaatagcttcaagttctccccATATTAGCCCACCCCTTGTCTTCTCATAAGCTGGCACTTAACAGTCTCCGTCACTCCTTCTGAGACGTGAGGTGAACAAGAAGCTTCGCTGGCTTCCAGTTCTGATCCAGCAGCAAACACAGAACGTGGCTGCTTTCAgccacaagcccccccccccatgaagctCACTGCTTCCAGCAGGCTACAGAAAGGGGGAAAGCTCAAaaggagagaggcggggctcCCTTTGAATGAGAGGGCAGAGAGATTGATTGGTTGCTGCTGGAGAGATTGACAGGCAGCCCAGTCCaacctgctaaaggcagcatgcgaggttgcaataactccaacttttttccttctccaccacCCTTTAAAGCAGGCCAGgctgagaaagaaggagaggaccAACGTCCACCAGGGAACTCCACGGGTTTGTGGGGACTCCAGCCATCTATCCACTGCTCCCTCCTGCCTTGGGAGGGTCATGAATgatgatttcttctttttctctgcttATTCTTCCTGTCCCCCCACAGCTGGTCTGAATACTGGGGAGACAAAGGCTACCTGTATCTGGAGAAAGGATCCAACCACTGCGGTGTAGCCAACGACGCAAGCTACCCTGTCTTgtaaccacccccacccccggacGGTGTGGGGTGGCCGGATCTCTTCTTCCAGAACATTCTGTTGCCCGGCTTCAGACCATCCCACCCACTCTTTGGAAATGTGCCCATAAATACCAAGTTGCTTCTGGCTGAACAATAAACTGATCTGATTTCAAAGTTTTCGTCACTGATTATCTCATGCTCTGTCTGTCCTTTTTAACCCGTTTTCCTTTCCTTCGACTCTCATCACAGAAGTGCAAAATAGGGTATTCCTGGAGGCACCtggattaaattaaataaatgaatgtattgtctaaaaatataagagaacacCAGGAAGGGACCTGGAGAAATCCTTAGGGTTACTCTATCcaaaaatgcacatttatttagaTCTTagtaggatggggggggggggaattggccTGATTTTCTTTCCAGCCTGATTCACGGCAATTTATGGGTCTAATAAAGTTATTAACACAGACACAAACACTGGTTTTTTTCTGCCGTGTctgcaaacagtattcagacccaccacaaaaatacaacaaatgttatggtcagcaaaggacagaagggaccccctcaccactgcaggagtataccggatatcttgcagttgtggacaggtatatattggaaccacaaaatgcagcattcacaccaaaatcaaagaacatgagagacactgcagtttaaaaaaaaacaaaaatcagcagtagctgaacatgccctaaaacaagctggacatgaaattctttttcaaaatgctgaagtactggacaacaccagtaatcattatgttagactgcacatggAAGCCATttaaatccataaacaccagcagagcttcaagaaaaaaagaggaaagtctaaaacttaatacGACCTGGctgccagcactggaaaatacagcatgcaaaaaggtcaatgaactctacccagccacaaggaccggggatcattgcacacaaaagaccagctagagatacccatcaatcacagtgacagataatctctccccccttatcacaacaatacatccacaacaacaacaacaagaacaccacatggatcaccatcatcaccccatcccctgaaaaggacaaaagctgttcccacagctataaatactcaaccacccaacaaacagcaacagagcatgaacagagttcctactcctgttcctctgacgatgcccgccacagagactggcgaaacatcaggaagaacaaccttcagaacacggccaaagagcccgaaaaacccacaacaaccaaggccATGAATTATTTGTAGCTCTTTATTGTTGCCTCTAACTCCCATTTAAGAAGGAGCAGAGTCACCCAGAAACATGGCAAACTCCAGCAAACCTGGGGATGAAATGATTAAATTtagtgggtggatggatggatggatggatctctGTCATCAGTTTTCTTCCATGACAGGGTCTCAAACAGAGACTCCCGGAATCGActctgaatacagtggaccctcgacttacagacttttcgagttacagacttctctggccacaaaatttagattcgacttgcagccggagaatcgacttacagaccagaaaaaaaacaaaatggaacaaaaatagaataaaaactgccagttatgggattaatcagttttcaatgcattgtaggtcaatggagtttcaacctacagacttttcgacttgcagccaccattccaatacggattaattctgtaagtagagggtccactgtatagaccAAAATGGATGTTtatccccctttcccctcctccttcgcTCTCATTTCCTCTCCTAGAAGTTCAAGGGATTTGACGGCTCTCTCCTCTCGTTGACCTGAGCCCCTGAATTGAGCCTTATTGGATTGAATTAGCACGTTTGCGTTCACAGTTGTatctgaatatttttattttaagtctTGCTGTGACTCTTCCAAGCTCATGTTTGGGAGAAAGGGGGAAGGATGCACCCATTGATCCATGGATTAATTAATCAACCTGATTGCCAAAGAGGTGTGAGGGCCAAAAAAGATGTTTTAGGGCCAAAGgtatctctttttttgaaggaaccttctctccccccccccccccaggagctgtTCCCTCCACTGCTCTGGAGCAGctttaaaacaaatcacattCACAACATAAACTAAGGTTCAAGAGCAAACAACTGTTAAAGACATTAGGCAAGAGCATGGGAGAAAAAACACAACTATTAAGTCTATAAGAGGATACAGGATGGTGAcagaccaatcaatcaatcataagaATGTAGATCATCAATAATTATAgactaaacaaaa includes the following:
- the LOC110079322 gene encoding cathepsin L2-like gives rise to the protein MVKMMPFLGPSVLVVLLRVSAALDPALDTAWEDWKSLHGKAYLEGEEFSRRAIWEENLRMIEQHNWEASQGKHTYRLGMNHFGDLTNEEFNQRMSCLLPDQVRPAEGNVSWFHTSANEQVPKSVDWRKEGYVTRVKDQGQCGSCWAFSATGALENLHFKKTGQRVSLSEQNLVDCSWNQGNRGCQGGWPWEAFEYVRQNRGLSSEQNYPYSGKDDQRCRSKRENAVGQCALVKRVKLGDEKALEEAVATVGPVAVGIDARSSGFQFYKSGILSCTWGGDRLNHAVLAVGYNKMGNKGKDYWILKNSWSEYWGDKGYLYLEKGSNHCGVANDASYPVL